A single region of the Alphaproteobacteria bacterium GM7ARS4 genome encodes:
- the sdhC gene encoding succinate dehydrogenase, cytochrome b556 subunit, which produces MTTPRRVLSPHIQIYRPQLTSVLSITHRATGIILLCAYPFAVACLASLAWGQGELFLVPYMFLDSSMWGRVLLFFIAFDILFSLFFHLLNGIRHLMWDMGWGLSLGVATLSGWCVVVATMVLTVVAMRGVVLAYHAV; this is translated from the coding sequence ATGACGACTCCAAGACGTGTTCTTTCTCCCCATATACAGATTTATCGTCCGCAACTGACGTCTGTCTTATCCATCACCCATCGGGCGACAGGTATCATCTTGTTGTGCGCCTATCCCTTTGCTGTTGCCTGTTTAGCGTCTTTGGCATGGGGGCAGGGGGAGCTCTTTCTTGTTCCCTATATGTTTTTGGACTCGAGCATGTGGGGACGTGTCTTGTTGTTTTTTATTGCCTTTGATATTCTCTTCAGCCTTTTTTTCCATCTCTTGAATGGGATTCGTCATCTTATGTGGGATATGGGGTGGGGCTTGTCTTTAGGCGTTGCGACACTCTCTGGGTGGTGTGTTGTTGTGGCGACGATGGTATTGACGGTCGTTGCTATGCGTGGTGTCGTCCTTGCCTATCATGCTGTCTAG
- the sdhD gene encoding succinate dehydrogenase, hydrophobic membrane anchor protein, translating to MMTEIRKAPAVESGVVHWWYQRMTAVMLVVLSAWLAWSFFMMGSLPLDGRSMTEYMRAWVSDGVHGVLLGLLMLLIAWHGYLGGCVVIDDYVRVPWVHRAWHVGLGLVCGVCAVTSVLSVMSLVWLS from the coding sequence ATGATGACGGAGATAAGAAAAGCTCCTGCTGTGGAGAGTGGTGTCGTCCATTGGTGGTATCAACGGATGACGGCTGTTATGTTGGTCGTCTTAAGTGCATGGTTGGCATGGTCGTTTTTTATGATGGGGTCTCTGCCTCTTGATGGGCGTTCTATGACAGAATATATGCGGGCATGGGTGAGTGATGGCGTCCATGGCGTGTTATTGGGTCTTTTGATGTTGTTGATCGCATGGCATGGGTATTTAGGGGGTTGTGTCGTCATCGATGATTATGTGCGTGTGCCATGGGTTCATCGTGCGTGGCATGTGGGGCTTGGTCTTGTTTGTGGTGTGTGTGCGGTGACGTCTGTTCTCTCTGTTATGTCTTTGGTGTGGTTGTCATGA
- a CDS encoding succinate dehydrogenase iron-sulfur subunit — protein sequence MVQLRLPPHARVKKGKEWTSQGASPPQHACVVSVYRYDPDKEESPRLDRYTIDRDDCGPMVLDALIKIKNEIDPSLTFRRSCREGICGSCAMNIDGTNTLACLKPLDDIDNVVSVYPLPHMPVIKDLVPDMTEFYRQYASIEPWLKNDTLPEDGRERRQTPEAHAAMEGSYECVLCACCSTACPSYWWNGDKFLGPAILLQAYRFIADSRDTALIERLQSLDDRFKLYRCHTIMNCTKTCPKHLNPAQAIAAIKKRIAQHKIARRG from the coding sequence ATGGTTCAATTACGCTTACCGCCCCATGCGCGGGTGAAAAAAGGAAAAGAGTGGACATCCCAAGGCGCATCACCGCCACAGCATGCATGCGTTGTGTCTGTCTATCGTTACGACCCCGACAAGGAGGAGTCGCCTCGCCTTGACCGCTATACCATCGATAGGGATGATTGTGGCCCTATGGTGTTGGATGCCCTTATCAAGATTAAAAACGAGATAGACCCTAGCCTCACATTTCGCCGCTCTTGTCGAGAGGGTATTTGCGGTTCATGCGCCATGAACATCGATGGCACGAACACGCTTGCATGCCTTAAGCCTTTGGATGACATAGACAATGTTGTGTCTGTCTATCCTCTTCCCCACATGCCTGTCATAAAAGACCTTGTCCCTGACATGACAGAATTTTATCGTCAATATGCCTCTATCGAGCCATGGCTGAAAAATGATACGCTCCCTGAGGATGGGCGCGAACGCCGACAAACGCCAGAGGCTCATGCGGCGATGGAGGGGAGCTATGAATGCGTCTTATGCGCATGCTGTTCCACCGCATGCCCGTCTTATTGGTGGAATGGCGATAAATTTCTGGGTCCCGCCATTTTACTACAGGCATACCGATTCATTGCCGATAGCAGAGATACGGCTTTGATAGAGAGGTTGCAATCTTTGGATGATAGATTTAAGCTCTATCGCTGTCATACCATCATGAATTGCACGAAAACATGTCCCAAGCATCTCAATCCCGCTCAGGCTATCGCCGCCATCAAGAAACGTATCGCCCAGCACAAGATTGCTCGAAGAGGATAA
- the acnA gene encoding aconitate hydratase AcnA, producing the protein MEERDKVRPEPSPFIRPLRKYRKKGEARPLSYVSLTAASHHYRCDITHLPYTLRILLENVLRCAPHRDDAIRSLMTYGREEEATTSESLAIPLMPVRVLMQDFTAVPAVVDLASMRSVMEALGKDPSRINPRIAVDLVIDHSVTVDHYASKDAFMHNVRDEFSRNQERYRFLKWAQNAFSHFRVVPPGTGICHQVNLEYLASVVHCREEDMVLCPDVVIGTDSHTTMVNGLGVLGWGVGGIEAEAAMLGQALSMEIPQVVGVHMHSSLSPTVSATDLVLTVTERLRQKNVVGKFVEFFGEAVKDLSLADRATLANMAPEYGATCGYFPVDEETCRYLKLSGRDSSHVDIVEAYAKAQGLWALSPEEVRHRYHDIVDVDLSRIEPSLAGPSKPQDRVSLVDVPKQFASYHKALTEEGAHGESTIHESTARGEKESLSDGHVVIAAITSCTNTSNPYAMLAAGLLAQRAVRAGLKVKAWVKTSLAPGSAVVRDYLEKADVMTSLEALGFHIVGYGCMTCIGNSGPLKPVYEEEIRRRRLCVASVLSGNRNFEGRIHPLVRANYLTSPLLVVAYALAGSLYCDMEKDPLGVTSDGAPLFLRDILPQGHEVRAMVSSHVRDSMFKAHYGDVFKGTEAWQRLPTEHSVTYDWQEESTYVREVPFFEEVKKGKNGARSRHHGGDGGIRGARPLVILGDSITTDHISPAGAISPMSAAADYLTACGVAPSAFNSYGARRGNHEVMVRGTFANVRLRNRMVAGKEGGYTRVYPQGREMRLFEAAQAYRRQGTPLIVIAGKHYGAGSSRDWAAKGPRLLGVRAVIASSFERIHRSNLVGMGILPLVWAEGIDVPSFAGCELFDIEWQQLCVKGDVMLRVTDDTGALLGTYPMRCCIHTDEEMHAYNAGGILPFVLQTMMKQGDVTRHHVDDKGV; encoded by the coding sequence ATGGAGGAGAGAGACAAGGTGCGTCCTGAGCCATCCCCTTTTATACGTCCCTTGCGCAAGTACAGAAAGAAGGGGGAGGCGCGTCCCCTTTCCTATGTGAGTCTCACAGCGGCCTCTCACCATTATCGCTGTGACATCACCCACCTTCCTTATACGCTACGTATTCTGTTGGAGAATGTGTTGCGATGCGCGCCTCACAGGGACGATGCTATCCGTTCTTTGATGACGTATGGGCGGGAAGAGGAGGCGACGACATCAGAATCACTGGCTATTCCTTTGATGCCTGTGCGGGTGTTGATGCAAGATTTCACAGCTGTGCCGGCGGTTGTTGATTTGGCGTCCATGCGTAGTGTCATGGAGGCGTTAGGTAAGGATCCCTCGCGTATCAATCCGCGCATTGCCGTGGATCTCGTCATTGACCATTCCGTGACGGTTGACCATTATGCCTCGAAGGATGCCTTTATGCATAATGTGCGTGACGAATTTTCTCGTAATCAAGAGCGTTATCGTTTTTTGAAATGGGCGCAGAATGCCTTTTCGCATTTTCGGGTCGTTCCGCCGGGCACAGGGATATGCCATCAGGTGAATTTAGAGTATCTGGCGTCAGTGGTGCATTGTCGGGAGGAGGACATGGTGCTCTGTCCCGATGTCGTCATCGGAACAGATAGCCATACGACGATGGTCAATGGTTTAGGCGTGCTGGGGTGGGGTGTTGGCGGTATTGAGGCAGAAGCCGCCATGTTAGGGCAGGCACTCTCTATGGAGATACCACAGGTCGTAGGCGTGCATATGCATTCTTCCTTGTCGCCGACGGTGAGTGCCACAGACCTTGTGCTGACGGTGACGGAACGTTTGCGCCAAAAGAATGTCGTTGGCAAATTTGTTGAGTTCTTTGGCGAGGCGGTGAAAGACTTATCCCTTGCCGATAGGGCGACTCTTGCCAATATGGCGCCTGAATATGGTGCGACATGTGGCTATTTTCCTGTGGATGAAGAGACATGCCGTTATTTGAAGCTCAGTGGGCGCGATTCGTCCCATGTGGACATCGTCGAGGCGTATGCGAAGGCGCAAGGTTTGTGGGCCTTGTCGCCAGAGGAGGTGCGCCATCGTTACCATGATATTGTGGATGTGGACCTCAGTAGAATCGAGCCGAGCCTTGCTGGTCCTTCGAAGCCTCAGGACAGAGTGTCTTTGGTTGATGTGCCAAAGCAATTTGCGTCCTATCACAAGGCGCTGACAGAGGAAGGGGCGCATGGTGAGAGCACAATCCATGAGAGCACGGCAAGGGGGGAGAAAGAGTCCCTGAGCGATGGACATGTCGTCATCGCCGCCATCACCAGTTGTACGAACACGTCTAATCCTTATGCCATGTTGGCGGCGGGATTGCTCGCTCAACGCGCTGTCCGTGCGGGTTTGAAGGTTAAGGCGTGGGTTAAGACATCTTTGGCGCCTGGTAGTGCCGTTGTGCGTGACTATTTAGAGAAAGCCGATGTGATGACGTCTTTGGAGGCTTTAGGCTTTCATATTGTTGGCTATGGCTGTATGACGTGTATTGGCAATTCTGGTCCTTTGAAGCCTGTCTATGAAGAGGAGATACGTCGTCGCCGTCTCTGTGTGGCATCAGTTTTGTCGGGGAATCGTAATTTTGAGGGGCGTATCCATCCGTTGGTGCGGGCGAACTATCTGACGTCTCCCCTTCTTGTTGTGGCGTATGCTTTGGCGGGTTCGCTCTATTGTGATATGGAGAAAGATCCCTTGGGTGTGACGTCTGATGGCGCGCCTCTGTTTTTGCGCGACATCCTTCCTCAAGGACATGAGGTGCGCGCGATGGTGTCGTCCCATGTGCGCGACTCCATGTTTAAGGCGCATTATGGTGACGTTTTCAAGGGAACGGAGGCATGGCAACGACTTCCTACAGAGCATTCTGTGACCTATGATTGGCAGGAGGAGTCCACCTATGTGCGTGAAGTGCCTTTCTTTGAAGAGGTAAAGAAGGGCAAGAATGGCGCGAGGAGTCGTCATCATGGCGGTGATGGTGGTATCAGGGGGGCGCGCCCTCTTGTCATATTGGGCGATTCCATCACCACAGACCATATTTCGCCAGCGGGGGCTATCAGCCCTATGAGCGCGGCGGCGGACTATCTCACGGCCTGTGGTGTGGCGCCGTCAGCGTTTAATTCCTATGGGGCGCGGCGAGGCAATCATGAGGTCATGGTCCGTGGCACCTTTGCCAATGTGCGTTTGCGGAATCGTATGGTGGCGGGGAAGGAAGGGGGCTATACGCGTGTCTATCCTCAAGGGAGAGAGATGCGTCTTTTTGAGGCGGCACAAGCGTATCGTCGCCAAGGCACGCCTTTGATTGTCATTGCTGGAAAACATTATGGCGCTGGCTCTTCGCGGGATTGGGCGGCGAAGGGGCCCCGTCTTCTTGGTGTGCGCGCCGTCATTGCCTCTAGTTTTGAGCGCATTCATCGCTCGAATCTTGTGGGCATGGGGATTCTTCCCCTTGTGTGGGCTGAGGGTATCGATGTCCCTTCTTTTGCTGGGTGTGAGCTCTTTGATATAGAGTGGCAGCAGCTCTGTGTGAAGGGGGATGTGATGTTGCGCGTTACCGATGATACGGGGGCGCTTTTAGGGACATACCCCATGCGCTGTTGCATTCATACGGACGAAGAAATGCATGCCTACAACGCTGGCGGGATTCTTCCTTTCGTCTTGCAAACGATGATGAAGCAAGGGGACGTGACGAGACATCATGTGGACGATAAGGGGGTGTGA
- a CDS encoding transcriptional repressor: protein MSIVEKIEALCHRRGLRMTEQRRLIAHVLEQADDHPDVEELYRRAQARDSSISIGTVYRTVRMLEDAGILARHGFGGSRSRYEPATEEHHDHLVDVRSGKVIEFSNDDIERLQHKIAQELGYRLIGHRLELYAVPLEGRDKEKS, encoded by the coding sequence ATGTCGATCGTGGAAAAAATAGAGGCTCTGTGTCATAGGCGTGGATTGCGGATGACGGAGCAGCGCCGCCTCATTGCCCATGTGTTAGAACAAGCTGATGACCATCCCGATGTGGAGGAGCTCTATAGGCGGGCGCAAGCGAGAGATTCATCCATCAGTATCGGCACGGTCTATCGGACGGTGCGTATGTTAGAGGATGCTGGCATTTTAGCGCGCCATGGCTTTGGCGGGAGCAGATCGCGCTACGAGCCAGCGACAGAGGAGCATCACGACCATTTGGTGGATGTGCGTAGCGGGAAGGTGATCGAATTTTCCAATGACGATATCGAGAGACTACAGCACAAGATCGCGCAAGAATTAGGCTATCGCCTCATAGGGCATCGCCTCGAACTCTATGCTGTTCCCCTCGAGGGGCGTGATAAAGAAAAATCATAA
- a CDS encoding site-specific DNA-methyltransferase — translation MGQRCIIRHGDCLDILPEYKDGMFHLIYIDPPFNTGKRQRRQRMAVAQDMHGTRHGYGGKRYHVTDIDSPSYDDYFDDFMAFIKPRLIEAYRLLAPDGALFFHIDYREAHYCKVLLDDIFGRQSFMNEIIWAYDYGGRSKTRWSAKHDTIFWYVKNPRCYTYRYDDIDRIPYMAPSLVGKEKAARGKTPTDVWWNTIVPTNGREKTNYPTQKPVAILERIVRVHSNPGDMVLDFFAGSGTTGEAAIRHGRHAVLIDSNHDAITIMKKRLERAATTMRETPL, via the coding sequence ATGGGACAGCGATGTATCATTCGCCATGGGGATTGCCTCGACATTCTCCCTGAGTATAAGGACGGGATGTTCCATCTCATCTATATTGACCCCCCCTTCAACACAGGCAAACGCCAGAGGCGTCAACGCATGGCCGTGGCACAAGATATGCATGGCACGCGTCATGGGTATGGCGGGAAACGTTATCATGTGACGGACATCGACTCACCATCTTATGACGACTATTTTGATGACTTCATGGCGTTCATTAAACCACGCCTGATAGAAGCCTACAGACTCCTTGCCCCTGACGGGGCGCTGTTCTTCCATATCGATTATCGCGAAGCGCATTATTGCAAGGTCCTCTTGGATGACATATTCGGTCGGCAGAGTTTCATGAATGAAATCATATGGGCCTATGATTATGGCGGACGCTCTAAAACACGATGGTCAGCAAAGCACGACACGATTTTTTGGTATGTGAAAAACCCTCGTTGTTATACATACCGCTATGACGACATTGATAGAATTCCGTATATGGCGCCTAGTCTGGTCGGCAAGGAGAAGGCGGCAAGAGGAAAGACACCCACAGATGTGTGGTGGAATACCATTGTCCCAACCAATGGGCGCGAAAAAACGAACTACCCGACACAAAAGCCCGTGGCAATTCTCGAACGCATTGTGCGAGTCCACAGCAATCCCGGGGACATGGTCTTGGACTTCTTTGCTGGCAGTGGCACAACAGGGGAAGCCGCCATCCGCCATGGACGCCATGCTGTCTTGATCGACAGCAATCATGACGCCATCACGATCATGAAAAAGCGCCTCGAACGCGCCGCAACGACCATGAGGGAAACGCCCTTATGA
- a CDS encoding 1-acyl-sn-glycerol-3-phosphate acyltransferase: MMEWLIRGVRVVMLFALFMCLVVTHVVCRPVLREPLPSVARFFYRMLLAIMGIHVCVQGVRYRRACLFVANHASWLDIPIMGMVLPDVRFVAKETLLLSRVFRIFSWWHPPLFVQRHRRFDVREQRDRLSSQLMDGKSLMLFAEGYATDGNKVREFKSSLFDAAYAHDMKVQPVSIAYSHMDGTPVRQMMRSTYAWYGHMRWIAHVWRLLSVTQSLVTMRFYTPMVSRAASSRKDLAHRCCLCVRQGVAQDLYGIGGEKHAMEYEEKT; this comes from the coding sequence ATGATGGAATGGCTCATCAGGGGGGTGCGTGTCGTCATGTTGTTTGCCCTCTTTATGTGTCTTGTCGTCACGCATGTCGTCTGTCGTCCTGTTCTGAGAGAGCCCCTCCCTTCTGTTGCTCGTTTCTTCTATAGGATGTTGTTAGCGATCATGGGGATACATGTCTGTGTTCAGGGGGTGCGCTATAGGCGCGCATGTCTCTTTGTCGCCAACCATGCCTCGTGGCTTGACATTCCTATCATGGGGATGGTTTTGCCAGATGTGCGTTTTGTGGCGAAAGAGACATTATTATTGTCGCGCGTTTTTCGTATTTTTTCATGGTGGCATCCTCCCCTTTTCGTTCAACGGCATCGGCGCTTTGATGTGCGTGAGCAGCGCGATAGGCTGTCGTCTCAACTGATGGATGGCAAGAGTCTCATGCTCTTTGCTGAGGGGTATGCGACTGACGGCAACAAAGTCCGTGAATTTAAGAGTAGCCTCTTCGATGCGGCTTACGCCCATGACATGAAGGTTCAACCTGTGAGTATTGCCTATAGCCATATGGATGGCACGCCTGTGCGGCAGATGATGCGCTCAACCTATGCGTGGTATGGGCATATGCGTTGGATAGCCCATGTGTGGCGCTTATTGTCCGTGACGCAGAGTCTCGTCACCATGCGTTTTTATACGCCTATGGTGTCGCGCGCCGCATCGTCGCGTAAAGACCTCGCCCATCGGTGCTGTCTATGCGTGAGACAAGGTGTGGCTCAAGACCTCTACGGCATAGGTGGCGAAAAACATGCGATGGAATACGAAGAGAAAACATAA
- the miaB gene encoding tRNA (N6-isopentenyl adenosine(37)-C2)-methylthiotransferase MiaB, whose translation MLYYGDRGLKSGRRIFVGGTVFLKTYGCQMNVYDSERVRDMLDVLGYRAVESPQHADILVMNSCHIREKAEEKVYSELGTWRLVKEKRRDEGRETTIAVMGCVAQAEGREMKRRAPFVDIIMGPQSYHLLPEVMARLHRLSSMKKAKGARDGMKGAGVMRTSFAYEEKFDALPPIKTSRVSALMTVQEGCDRFCHFCVVPYTRGAEWSRPVEAVLEEARQRVRHGAREIVLLGQNVNAYHGCDGRGGTLSLAGVIERLALIDGLERIRYTTSHPADMRQDLIDAHGDIPQLMPFVHLPVQSGSDRVLKAMNRRHTADDYRRIIDKLRHRREDIAFSSDFIVGFVNETEEDFTQTLDMVRDVGFASGFSFCYSPRHGTPAAMRPTGVSTSDAQRRLKVLQDVLEESKTRFHERLCGMTIPVLVEEKKEDGTCYGRSPWMQSVHIDAWHGEEAGVGTIRHVSIHRASPHSVYGRLESSMSSPHASIQAKSPMVFS comes from the coding sequence ATGCTCTATTATGGTGATAGAGGGCTTAAGAGTGGGAGAAGGATTTTCGTGGGTGGCACAGTTTTTTTGAAGACGTATGGTTGCCAGATGAACGTCTATGATTCGGAGCGTGTCCGTGATATGTTGGACGTCTTAGGCTATCGAGCGGTGGAGTCGCCTCAGCATGCGGATATTCTTGTGATGAATAGTTGTCATATTCGCGAGAAGGCAGAGGAGAAAGTCTATTCTGAACTAGGGACGTGGCGTCTTGTGAAAGAGAAGCGGCGAGACGAGGGGCGTGAGACGACCATCGCCGTCATGGGGTGTGTCGCTCAGGCGGAGGGGCGTGAGATGAAACGGCGCGCGCCTTTTGTCGATATTATCATGGGCCCTCAGAGCTACCATCTTCTTCCCGAAGTCATGGCACGCCTTCACCGCCTGTCGTCCATGAAAAAGGCGAAGGGCGCAAGGGATGGGATGAAAGGGGCGGGCGTGATGCGCACATCTTTTGCCTATGAAGAAAAATTTGATGCTCTACCCCCTATCAAGACGAGCCGTGTGAGCGCCTTGATGACGGTGCAAGAAGGGTGTGACCGTTTCTGTCATTTTTGCGTTGTGCCTTATACGCGTGGCGCCGAATGGTCTCGTCCCGTTGAGGCTGTGTTAGAGGAAGCGCGCCAGCGGGTGCGCCATGGCGCGCGCGAGATTGTCCTCTTAGGACAGAATGTGAATGCCTATCATGGGTGTGATGGACGGGGAGGCACGCTCTCTCTTGCTGGCGTGATCGAGCGTTTGGCGTTGATAGACGGGCTAGAGCGTATTCGCTATACGACATCCCATCCTGCCGATATGCGGCAAGACCTCATCGATGCCCATGGCGACATTCCCCAATTGATGCCTTTTGTGCATTTGCCCGTGCAATCTGGCTCTGATAGGGTGCTGAAGGCTATGAACAGGCGTCATACGGCAGATGATTACCGCCGTATTATCGACAAACTACGCCATAGGCGTGAGGACATAGCCTTCTCGTCCGATTTCATTGTTGGGTTCGTCAACGAAACAGAAGAGGATTTTACGCAGACTCTTGATATGGTTCGTGATGTAGGCTTTGCCTCTGGCTTTTCCTTTTGCTATTCGCCGCGCCATGGGACACCAGCCGCCATGCGCCCGACTGGCGTATCAACATCGGACGCCCAAAGGCGTTTGAAAGTCTTACAAGATGTGCTCGAGGAGAGCAAGACACGCTTTCATGAGAGGCTTTGTGGCATGACCATTCCCGTCCTTGTGGAAGAGAAAAAAGAGGACGGGACATGCTACGGGCGTAGCCCATGGATGCAGTCTGTCCATATTGACGCATGGCATGGCGAGGAGGCGGGTGTCGGCACAATACGCCACGTCTCTATCCACAGAGCGTCACCCCACAGCGTGTATGGGCGTCTTGAGTCTTCCATGTCGTCCCCTCATGCGTCAATACAGGCGAAATCTCCTATGGTATTCTCGTGA
- a CDS encoding PhoH family protein, with protein sequence MALAPTSVVLSFEDIDRLALLCGVHDAHLVCLEKEAGVSIYPKGNTLSVVGEPLSVAHVVRALQRLYGALASMGGEHGVSQESVMACYDEERRRQRLLSSVEGMDEERKASIRIHQHGVVARRLMQARYMEAMARYPVVFAEGPAGTGKTYLSIAYAASMLVSGDVERIVLSRPAVEAGERLGFLPGDMKEKVDPYLRPLYDALNDMMSPHTLARYRDRGMIEVAPLAFMRGRTLRNAFIILDEAQNTTPIQMKMFLTRLGEGSHMVIAGDASQVDSIPSSRSGLTDALEIFSSMDDVKVIHFTERDSVRHPLVQKMLEAYGRKARQANMAEEGRRQKAHRGHGEHGEE encoded by the coding sequence GTGGCGTTAGCGCCTACATCGGTTGTCCTGTCCTTTGAGGATATAGACCGCTTGGCTCTGTTATGTGGCGTCCATGATGCTCACCTCGTGTGCTTGGAAAAAGAGGCGGGCGTCTCTATCTACCCCAAAGGCAACACATTGTCGGTTGTGGGTGAGCCTCTATCGGTTGCCCATGTCGTGCGCGCTCTCCAGCGTCTCTATGGCGCATTGGCGTCTATGGGCGGTGAGCATGGGGTGTCCCAAGAGAGCGTCATGGCATGTTATGATGAGGAAAGACGCAGACAGCGCCTCTTGTCTTCCGTTGAAGGCATGGATGAAGAGAGAAAGGCATCGATTCGCATTCATCAGCATGGTGTGGTGGCGCGTCGTCTTATGCAAGCCCGTTATATGGAAGCGATGGCGCGCTATCCCGTTGTTTTTGCCGAAGGCCCTGCGGGCACTGGCAAGACATATCTCTCTATCGCCTATGCCGCCTCTATGCTTGTGTCTGGTGATGTAGAGCGCATTGTGCTGTCGCGTCCAGCTGTAGAGGCGGGGGAACGTCTAGGATTTCTGCCGGGCGATATGAAAGAAAAGGTAGACCCTTACTTACGTCCTCTCTATGATGCGCTCAACGACATGATGTCGCCCCACACCCTTGCGCGCTATAGGGACAGAGGGATGATCGAGGTTGCGCCTCTGGCATTTATGCGTGGACGCACATTGAGGAATGCGTTTATCATTCTCGATGAAGCACAGAACACGACACCGATACAAATGAAGATGTTTTTGACCCGCCTTGGTGAAGGCTCACACATGGTCATTGCTGGCGATGCCAGTCAGGTGGATAGCATTCCGTCGTCTCGCTCAGGGCTGACGGATGCTCTCGAGATTTTTTCCTCGATGGACGATGTTAAAGTCATCCATTTCACAGAGAGGGACTCAGTCCGCCACCCCCTTGTTCAGAAAATGCTCGAAGCCTATGGACGTAAAGCCCGCCAAGCCAATATGGCAGAAGAGGGGAGACGACAGAAAGCCCATCGAGGCCATGGAGAGCATGGGGAGGAATAG
- the ybeY gene encoding rRNA maturation RNase YbeY: MRHVLLACTLCDRSEGWSVHKPFHQLLRHALWASLQSASPSRRIVMEEEEGRERQGHRPPDYVVDVSIVDDAVIHMMNRRHRGRDMPTNVLSFWDEQACDAWHSMSWTSHGMSRGTSRGLSRGMSRGMSQDGRHRPSMAPWCLGDIILGYQTVMKESRALSMTWYRHACRLIIHGGLHLVGYTHGTEGAYRLMEQKADKAWALTRAAMRDYDESMAG, from the coding sequence ATGAGACATGTCTTGTTGGCATGCACATTGTGCGACAGGAGTGAAGGATGGTCTGTGCATAAGCCTTTTCATCAGCTGTTGCGCCATGCCTTATGGGCGAGTCTACAGAGCGCAAGCCCGTCGCGCCGTATCGTCATGGAAGAGGAAGAGGGGAGGGAGAGGCAGGGACACCGCCCGCCAGATTATGTTGTGGATGTCAGCATTGTTGATGATGCGGTGATTCATATGATGAATAGGCGTCACAGAGGAAGAGACATGCCAACGAACGTCCTCAGTTTTTGGGATGAACAGGCATGTGATGCATGGCACAGCATGTCATGGACCTCTCATGGGATGTCTCGGGGGACCTCTCGGGGGCTGTCTCGGGGGATGTCTCGGGGGATGTCGCAGGATGGGCGTCATCGTCCTTCTATGGCGCCATGGTGTCTGGGGGATATTATTCTTGGGTATCAGACGGTCATGAAAGAATCGCGCGCCTTGTCTATGACGTGGTATCGTCATGCATGTCGTTTGATTATCCATGGCGGGTTACATCTTGTGGGCTATACCCATGGAACAGAAGGCGCGTATCGTCTTATGGAGCAAAAGGCAGACAAGGCGTGGGCGCTGACCCGCGCTGCGATGAGGGACTATGATGAAAGCATGGCTGGATAG